The Streptomyces aurantiacus genome includes a region encoding these proteins:
- a CDS encoding TetR/AcrR family transcriptional regulator, translating to MSKPVAREPMRSNSRSNRARILATARQELGRNPDITLEELARASGVVRRTLFGHFPGRAALLEALAEEASEALRGAVAGGVKQEEPAERALARFVISMWPVGDRYRMLLALARRDLRMDRVAEILAPARASVTAILEEGQRDGVFHTNVPPAVLSAGLEALTIALLEGVNTGAWEDDGTRIAVATLIAAGVPEKRASAVVDDVATTVGANPAADA from the coding sequence TTGAGCAAGCCCGTGGCCCGCGAGCCGATGAGAAGCAATTCGCGGTCGAATCGGGCGCGCATCCTGGCCACCGCCCGCCAGGAACTCGGACGGAATCCGGACATCACCCTGGAGGAGCTCGCGCGGGCCTCCGGTGTCGTACGCCGGACCCTGTTCGGTCACTTTCCCGGGCGGGCCGCCTTGCTGGAGGCTCTTGCCGAGGAGGCGTCCGAGGCGTTGCGGGGTGCGGTGGCGGGCGGAGTGAAGCAGGAGGAACCGGCTGAGCGCGCACTCGCGCGTTTCGTGATCTCGATGTGGCCCGTGGGAGACCGATACCGGATGCTGCTCGCGTTGGCTCGCCGGGATCTGCGCATGGACAGGGTGGCCGAGATCCTCGCTCCCGCCCGCGCCTCGGTCACGGCCATCCTGGAGGAGGGACAGCGGGACGGTGTCTTTCACACGAATGTGCCGCCGGCCGTACTCAGTGCAGGCTTGGAAGCTCTGACCATCGCCCTGCTGGAGGGTGTCAACACCGGGGCGTGGGAGGACGACGGGACCAGGATCGCCGTCGCCACGCTGATCGCGGCCGGGGTGCCGGAGAAGCGGGCGAGTGCCGTGGTGGACGACGTTGCCACGACGGTGGGCGCGAATCCTGCCGCCGACGCCTGA
- a CDS encoding LmeA family phospholipid-binding protein, whose amino-acid sequence MHQPQTGYGDTVVDRTYHQPYRPSAHPELSRPAVVAGAVLLALVLVAFAVMVDRVAAARVEARTAEAFQDGMDTPQPPAVHVRGFPVLNQLAAGTLRHVDITAHDIPAQGAERPLPVSELTLRLDDLRRSGSGSEARARSAEAIADLSYSDVSKALGVEVSQGTRSGQVTVAVQLPFGNEVTVTTGVSAASGNRIAFKDFSVAGSALPAAGEELLNKAFDEPIQLRNIPAGLHLRTLTTTATGLSARFSGRSVTFQPDHAGDV is encoded by the coding sequence ATGCACCAGCCCCAGACCGGGTACGGCGACACGGTCGTGGACCGGACGTACCACCAGCCCTACCGGCCAAGCGCGCACCCGGAACTTTCGCGCCCCGCGGTCGTCGCCGGTGCCGTCCTGCTCGCGCTGGTCCTCGTCGCCTTCGCGGTCATGGTCGACCGGGTGGCGGCGGCGCGGGTGGAGGCACGTACGGCCGAGGCGTTCCAGGATGGGATGGACACTCCTCAGCCGCCCGCGGTTCACGTGCGCGGCTTTCCCGTCCTGAACCAGCTGGCCGCAGGCACCCTGCGCCACGTCGACATCACGGCGCACGACATACCGGCCCAGGGGGCCGAGCGCCCACTACCGGTGAGCGAACTCACCCTCCGCCTCGACGACTTGCGGAGGTCGGGCAGCGGCAGTGAGGCACGTGCCCGCTCGGCGGAGGCAATCGCTGACCTGTCGTACTCGGATGTCTCGAAGGCCCTCGGCGTGGAGGTCTCCCAAGGCACCCGTTCCGGCCAGGTGACGGTGGCTGTCCAGCTGCCTTTCGGCAACGAGGTCACCGTGACGACGGGTGTCTCGGCGGCATCCGGAAACCGCATCGCCTTCAAGGACTTCAGTGTCGCAGGCAGTGCGCTGCCGGCCGCCGGGGAAGAGCTGCTCAACAAGGCCTTCGACGAGCCGATCCAGCTGCGGAACATCCCCGCGGGTCTGCACCTGCGCACGCTCACCACCACGGCGACTGGCCTCAGCGCTCGTTTCTCGGGCCGCTCGGTCACTTTCCAACCGGACCATGCGGGTGACGTCTGA
- a CDS encoding TetR/AcrR family transcriptional regulator, which produces MTSPPAPHGARLHRPRATRTRILEAARQVLGQDPDSSLGAIAEAAGVARRTVYGHFAGRAALIEGLTADAAEAVRLAIATTRTPQPHPDPATALAHFVLTLWPVGDRYRTLIRLAPQDLGTQRVSALLAPARDTVAAILARGQRQGVFHTSVPPGPLSRALEALLLALLDSVNSGIWADDGTSAATAALIAVGVDRGVAASTVRRLARHTVRHAPHLQRLR; this is translated from the coding sequence ATGACCAGCCCCCCAGCACCGCACGGAGCACGTCTCCACAGGCCGCGCGCCACGAGGACCCGCATCCTCGAAGCGGCCCGCCAGGTGCTGGGTCAGGACCCCGACAGCAGCCTCGGCGCCATCGCCGAGGCCGCCGGGGTGGCACGGCGTACCGTCTACGGCCACTTCGCTGGCCGGGCCGCGCTGATCGAGGGACTCACCGCCGACGCCGCGGAGGCGGTGCGGCTCGCGATCGCCACCACCCGCACCCCGCAGCCGCACCCGGACCCGGCAACCGCCCTGGCACACTTCGTCCTGACCCTGTGGCCGGTCGGTGACCGCTACCGAACCCTGATCCGACTCGCCCCTCAGGACCTTGGGACGCAGCGAGTGAGTGCGCTGCTCGCCCCGGCCCGCGACACCGTGGCCGCGATCCTCGCCCGCGGCCAGCGCCAGGGCGTCTTCCACACCAGCGTGCCGCCCGGCCCGCTCAGCAGAGCCCTCGAAGCACTCCTGCTGGCCCTGCTCGACAGCGTCAACTCAGGGATCTGGGCCGACGACGGCACGAGCGCCGCCACCGCGGCGCTGATCGCCGTGGGCGTCGACAGAGGGGTCGCGGCATCGACGGTCCGCCGACTCGCCCGGCACACCGTGAGACACGCCCCCCATCTGCAACGACTGCGATGA
- a CDS encoding MFS transporter, translated as MPLLAQTPVEKMTGPYSRRWWALLVLCLSLLIVVMANTSLMVAAPDMTRDLNLSSSDLQWVIDGYTVPYAALMLVLGAIGDKYSRRGALIAGLVIFGAGAVMGSLVDETGLVIVARVVMGVGAAVVMPATLSLLVATFPRGERARAITAWSATSGLAIAVGPLVAGWLLEDHAWGSTFLINVPIVVAAIVGALFLIPPSKAKDMGRIDYVGGLLSIVSVGCLVYAAIEGPHFGWGAGPVTAAVVAGVGLVAFVWWELRHPRPMLDVRKFRLRPFSGSMLAVLFFFFGTFGAIYYATQFLQFVLGYGALETGVRLLPLAGAVFVGAALTSRLTLLAGMKASVIAGMVVGTAAVLLLTQVDKGSTYTDFLAPMMMLGFAIGLSAAPATDAIMDSFPEAELGVGGGANDTALELGASLGIAVLGSLLATSYRDELTDLVGGQLPAAALDTAKDSVGGGLAVAEQMAKDPAAGPQQAQALVDAVHQAFAHSVAQTSMVGGIIMAAGTLIVLAVLPGRSRSGKRRSEGSAAEGADATEESYTGAR; from the coding sequence ATGCCTCTCCTCGCACAGACCCCTGTCGAGAAAATGACCGGGCCGTACTCACGGCGCTGGTGGGCCCTGCTGGTGCTGTGCCTGAGCCTGTTGATCGTGGTCATGGCGAACACGTCGCTGATGGTGGCCGCCCCCGACATGACCCGGGATCTGAACCTGAGCAGCAGTGATCTGCAGTGGGTCATCGACGGCTACACCGTCCCGTACGCCGCGCTGATGCTCGTCCTAGGCGCGATCGGCGACAAATACAGCCGACGTGGCGCCCTGATCGCCGGTCTGGTGATCTTCGGCGCTGGTGCGGTGATGGGCAGCCTGGTCGACGAGACCGGACTGGTGATCGTGGCCCGGGTCGTCATGGGCGTCGGCGCCGCCGTGGTGATGCCGGCCACGCTGTCCTTGCTGGTCGCCACCTTCCCGCGAGGCGAGCGGGCCCGCGCCATCACCGCTTGGTCGGCCACCTCGGGCCTCGCGATCGCCGTCGGCCCCCTGGTCGCCGGCTGGCTGCTGGAGGACCACGCCTGGGGCTCGACCTTCCTGATCAACGTCCCGATCGTCGTCGCCGCCATCGTCGGTGCGCTCTTCCTCATACCGCCGTCCAAGGCCAAGGACATGGGCCGGATCGACTACGTGGGCGGCCTGCTCTCCATCGTCTCCGTCGGCTGCCTCGTCTACGCGGCCATCGAGGGACCGCACTTCGGCTGGGGTGCAGGGCCCGTCACGGCGGCCGTGGTCGCCGGCGTAGGCCTGGTGGCCTTCGTGTGGTGGGAGCTGCGGCACCCGCGCCCCATGCTGGACGTGCGCAAGTTCCGGCTGCGGCCCTTCAGCGGGTCGATGCTCGCGGTGCTGTTCTTCTTCTTCGGTACGTTCGGCGCGATCTACTACGCCACCCAGTTCCTGCAGTTCGTCCTGGGCTACGGCGCGCTGGAGACCGGCGTACGGCTGCTGCCGCTGGCCGGCGCGGTCTTCGTCGGTGCCGCTCTCACCAGCCGGCTGACCCTTCTGGCCGGCATGAAGGCGTCGGTCATCGCCGGCATGGTGGTCGGTACCGCAGCGGTCCTCCTGCTCACACAGGTCGACAAGGGCTCGACGTACACCGACTTCCTGGCGCCGATGATGATGCTCGGTTTCGCGATCGGCCTGAGCGCGGCTCCGGCCACGGACGCCATCATGGACTCCTTCCCCGAGGCCGAGCTGGGCGTCGGCGGCGGCGCCAACGACACCGCGCTGGAACTCGGCGCCTCCCTCGGCATCGCGGTCCTCGGCTCACTCCTCGCCACGAGCTACCGGGACGAGCTGACCGACCTGGTCGGCGGGCAGCTGCCGGCCGCGGCCCTCGACACCGCCAAAGACTCGGTGGGCGGCGGCCTGGCCGTCGCCGAGCAGATGGCGAAGGACCCGGCCGCCGGACCACAGCAGGCCCAGGCCCTCGTCGACGCCGTCCATCAGGCATTCGCCCACAGTGTCGCCCAGACCAGCATGGTCGGCGGGATCATCATGGCCGCCGGGACCCTGATCGTCCTGGCAGTCCTGCCCGGCCGCTCCCGCTCGGGGAAGCGTCGGTCGGAGGGTTCGGCGGCAGAAGGAGCGGACGCCACGGAAGAGAGCTACACCGGCGCCCGCTGA
- a CDS encoding TetR/AcrR family transcriptional regulator, whose amino-acid sequence MPTSAPPSNRFERRRAETRQSLVRAARQILAETGDTSASIQAIAERADVGFGTFYNHFESKAELFDTAVVDALEEFGQAIDERLQGTGDPAELVAAGLRLSVRMVDSHPELMQVLRHRGLAHIHSDRGLAPRALRDLERGVATGRFVAVDPTVALSALGGSLLSLVELRFARPELDADEAAANLAEMVLRMLGIPPDDARDIARHPLPDLD is encoded by the coding sequence ATGCCGACCTCAGCCCCGCCCAGCAACCGCTTCGAACGACGCCGCGCCGAGACCCGCCAATCGCTCGTCCGCGCGGCCCGGCAGATCCTGGCCGAAACCGGAGACACCAGCGCGAGCATCCAGGCGATCGCGGAGCGCGCGGACGTGGGTTTCGGCACCTTCTACAACCACTTCGAGTCGAAGGCGGAACTGTTCGACACAGCGGTGGTGGACGCGCTGGAGGAGTTCGGCCAGGCGATAGACGAGCGACTGCAGGGGACCGGTGATCCGGCCGAACTCGTCGCGGCCGGCCTGCGGCTCAGCGTGCGGATGGTCGACTCCCACCCGGAACTCATGCAGGTACTGCGCCACCGCGGACTCGCCCACATCCACTCCGACCGGGGGCTGGCACCCCGAGCCCTGCGCGACCTGGAACGCGGCGTCGCCACGGGCCGGTTCGTCGCCGTCGATCCGACCGTCGCCCTGTCCGCGCTGGGCGGATCCCTGCTGTCCCTGGTCGAGCTGAGGTTCGCCCGCCCCGAGCTCGACGCCGACGAGGCGGCCGCCAACCTGGCGGAGATGGTGCTGCGCATGCTGGGGATTCCCCCGGACGACGCCCGCGATATCGCCCGCCACCCCCTGCCCGATCTGGACTGA